The proteins below come from a single Gordonia sp. X0973 genomic window:
- a CDS encoding acyl-CoA dehydrogenase family protein, with product MSAGLAPTAAFTEPLPLDEYRALLDEVFDDEVTAMVHEAERTELFPRALLEKLGAAGVFRAKWAGQTKPDVAKLFELGYRLGRTASTGVGVGVSLHDSGIATLRRFGKTDYLKAVTERALDGAEVLCIGASEESGGSDLQIVGTEVSAETNGGAKGFRVRGRKKFCSLSPIAGHMIAVARNVDDGSTHGNNVVVAVAMDDPGVVVGDRYRKLSAGPLDTAPVDIDTWVPEEALIARPGTGLAVISWGLAHERLSVAAQCAAACDLILGITLARMMDREQFGKRLYDHQALRLRVADLQARVDTLRFALDGIAAAGPMNLRTAAAIKVTAVRLAEEVAGECLHIFGGSGFLTDETPLGRWWRDIKLGRVGGGTDEVLWELVAAAMKPNTEAYENLSSFTVVE from the coding sequence ATGAGCGCCGGATTGGCGCCGACCGCCGCGTTCACCGAGCCGCTGCCACTGGACGAGTACCGCGCCTTGCTCGACGAAGTCTTCGACGACGAGGTCACCGCGATGGTGCACGAGGCCGAGCGCACCGAGCTGTTCCCCCGGGCGCTGCTCGAAAAGCTCGGCGCCGCAGGGGTTTTCCGCGCCAAGTGGGCGGGCCAGACCAAGCCCGACGTCGCGAAGCTCTTCGAACTCGGCTACCGGCTGGGACGCACCGCGTCGACCGGTGTCGGCGTCGGCGTCAGCCTGCACGACTCGGGCATCGCGACGCTGCGCCGCTTCGGCAAGACCGACTACCTCAAGGCGGTCACGGAGCGGGCTCTCGACGGCGCGGAGGTGCTGTGTATCGGGGCGTCGGAGGAGTCCGGCGGGTCCGACCTGCAGATCGTCGGGACCGAAGTCTCGGCTGAAACCAACGGCGGCGCAAAGGGATTCCGGGTTCGCGGACGAAAGAAGTTCTGCTCCCTCTCGCCGATCGCCGGGCACATGATCGCCGTCGCGCGCAACGTCGATGACGGCAGCACGCACGGCAACAACGTCGTCGTCGCCGTCGCGATGGATGATCCGGGCGTCGTCGTCGGTGATCGCTATCGCAAGCTCTCGGCCGGTCCGCTCGACACCGCCCCCGTCGACATCGACACGTGGGTGCCCGAGGAGGCGCTGATCGCGCGGCCCGGCACGGGGCTGGCCGTGATCAGTTGGGGACTCGCACACGAGCGGCTGTCGGTCGCGGCGCAGTGCGCGGCGGCCTGCGACCTCATCCTGGGCATCACGCTGGCCCGGATGATGGACCGCGAGCAGTTCGGCAAGCGGCTCTACGACCACCAGGCGCTGCGGTTGCGCGTCGCCGACCTGCAGGCCCGCGTCGACACCCTGCGCTTCGCCCTCGACGGGATCGCCGCGGCCGGCCCGATGAACCTGCGCACCGCCGCCGCGATCAAGGTGACCGCCGTGCGGCTGGCCGAGGAGGTGGCCGGGGAATGCCTGCACATCTTCGGCGGCTCCGGCTTCCTGACCGACGAGACGCCGCTGGGCCGCTGGTGGCGCGACATCAAGCTCGGCCGGGTGGGTGGCGGCACCGACGAGGTGCTGTGGGAACTCGTGGCCGCGGCGATGAAGCCCAACACCGAGGCCTACGAGAACCTCTCGTCCTTTACGGTGGTCGAGTGA